In Deltaproteobacteria bacterium, a single window of DNA contains:
- the lon gene encoding endopeptidase La has product MADSRFSGSEEEQSQEHRTAGIEDDLSGVVVPAELSILPLRGVVIFPSAIVPLLISRGSSLKLVEDCRKGDNLLGLATQKNPDDENPTPHALYSRGCAGRILKMLKYPDGSVRILVQGVKRIEIREYGQYETYFRARVAHLQDTFVPSKDLDAIQAHLVSQFAKFVSMVPYLPDELQGVVMNIKDPGRVTDLIASNLNISVDEKQDLLNTVEVRNRLEKLSSILNREIELVELGNKIQSQVQTELNKNQKEFYLRQQMRAIQKELGENDSRSNEIEDLRKKIEDAKMPEEARKAADNELERLRMIPVESAEHSMVRTYLEWLVNLPWSISTEDNLDIHHARQVLDEDHYDLEKIKDRILEYLAVRKLKNDSKGPILCFVGPPGVGKTSLGRSIARAMGRKFARISLGGVRDEAEIRGHRRTYIGSLPGRMIQSLRTVGSHNPLFMLDEIDKLGMDFRGDPASALLEVLDPEQNFSFSDHYLDVPFDLSKVMFITTANYLEPVPPALRDRMEVIELAGYTEEDKLEIAKRHLIPKQIKENGLTDNNITLLDDAILSIARSYTHEAGVRNLEREIGSVCRKVARTVTEGKTDKTVVNQAKLRELLGPEKFFSEVAERTQEPGVATGLAWTPNGGDILFIEATRMAGKKGLTITGHLGDVMKESAQAALSYVRSRSDRLGIAPDFFENCDLHIHVPAGAIPKDGPSAGITIATSLASLLTGRPVHSHVAMTGEITLRGKVMPIGGVKEKVLAARRAGITMIILPKRNEKDMEDVPANVRQEMQFRFVETMDDVLDLALEPAAIPIDAKPTSFQSVVASS; this is encoded by the coding sequence ATGGCAGACTCGAGATTTAGTGGAAGTGAAGAAGAACAAAGCCAAGAACATCGCACCGCTGGCATTGAAGACGATCTCAGCGGCGTCGTTGTTCCTGCAGAGCTCTCTATTTTACCCTTACGGGGAGTGGTCATTTTTCCCTCCGCCATCGTCCCGCTGTTAATTTCGCGCGGGTCGTCGCTTAAGCTCGTGGAGGATTGTCGCAAAGGAGATAACCTTCTTGGCTTAGCTACACAAAAAAATCCTGATGACGAGAACCCTACCCCACATGCCTTATACTCGCGTGGATGCGCTGGCCGCATCTTGAAGATGTTGAAGTATCCAGATGGAAGTGTGCGCATTCTGGTGCAGGGCGTCAAACGCATTGAGATCCGTGAGTACGGACAATATGAGACGTATTTCCGCGCGCGCGTCGCTCATTTACAAGACACCTTTGTTCCATCCAAAGATCTAGATGCGATACAGGCACATCTTGTGAGTCAGTTCGCCAAGTTCGTCTCGATGGTCCCCTACCTGCCAGATGAGTTGCAGGGCGTGGTCATGAACATTAAGGACCCAGGGCGCGTCACCGACTTGATCGCCTCGAACCTCAACATCTCAGTTGACGAGAAGCAGGATCTGCTCAACACGGTCGAGGTCCGCAACCGGTTAGAGAAGCTCTCGTCGATTCTCAATCGTGAGATCGAGCTGGTTGAGTTAGGCAACAAGATTCAGTCGCAAGTCCAGACTGAACTCAACAAGAACCAGAAAGAGTTCTATCTGCGCCAACAGATGCGCGCGATTCAGAAAGAACTCGGCGAAAACGACTCGCGTTCCAACGAGATTGAGGATCTGCGCAAAAAGATTGAAGATGCCAAGATGCCTGAAGAGGCACGCAAAGCCGCAGATAATGAACTCGAACGGCTACGCATGATTCCAGTCGAGTCGGCTGAGCATTCGATGGTTCGTACCTATCTGGAGTGGCTGGTCAACCTGCCGTGGTCGATCTCCACTGAAGATAATTTGGATATCCATCATGCTCGCCAGGTGTTAGACGAAGATCATTACGATCTGGAAAAAATCAAAGACCGCATTCTCGAATATCTGGCCGTGCGCAAGCTGAAGAATGACTCCAAAGGTCCTATCCTGTGCTTCGTGGGACCTCCGGGCGTTGGGAAAACCTCTCTCGGACGCTCTATTGCGCGTGCGATGGGACGGAAATTTGCTCGCATTTCCCTTGGTGGAGTGCGTGACGAAGCTGAGATTCGTGGCCACCGACGTACATACATAGGCTCGCTGCCGGGGCGCATGATTCAGTCGTTACGCACCGTTGGTTCGCACAACCCGCTCTTCATGCTCGACGAGATCGATAAACTGGGAATGGATTTTCGTGGCGATCCGGCGTCAGCCTTACTCGAAGTGCTCGACCCTGAGCAGAATTTCTCGTTCTCGGATCATTATCTTGATGTCCCCTTCGACCTCTCGAAAGTGATGTTCATCACCACGGCCAACTATTTGGAGCCGGTACCACCAGCGTTACGTGATCGCATGGAAGTCATTGAACTGGCGGGGTACACCGAAGAGGACAAACTTGAGATCGCCAAGCGTCACCTGATTCCCAAGCAGATTAAAGAAAACGGGCTCACCGACAATAACATCACGTTACTTGATGATGCCATTCTCAGTATCGCTCGGAGTTACACCCATGAAGCTGGGGTGCGTAATTTAGAGCGGGAGATCGGGAGCGTGTGTCGAAAAGTTGCACGGACCGTCACCGAAGGCAAAACCGACAAGACCGTCGTCAACCAGGCAAAACTCCGAGAACTGCTTGGACCGGAGAAATTCTTCTCCGAGGTCGCCGAACGCACGCAAGAGCCTGGCGTTGCCACTGGTCTGGCGTGGACGCCCAATGGCGGGGACATTCTCTTCATTGAAGCCACGCGCATGGCTGGCAAAAAAGGACTGACGATCACTGGCCATTTGGGCGATGTCATGAAAGAGTCAGCACAGGCTGCGTTGTCGTACGTCCGTTCTCGCTCAGACCGGTTGGGTATTGCACCAGACTTTTTCGAGAATTGTGACTTGCATATTCACGTACCAGCCGGTGCCATTCCCAAAGACGGGCCGTCGGCGGGGATCACCATCGCGACGTCGCTTGCTTCGCTGCTTACCGGTCGTCCAGTGCACTCGCACGTTGCCATGACAGGCGAAATCACCTTGCGCGGCAAAGTCATGCCGATTGGCGGTGTCAAGGAAAAGGTCTTGGCCGCACGTCGTGCAGGCATCACTATGATAATCCTGCCCAAGCGCAATGAAAAAGACATGGAAGATGTGCCAGCGAATGTGCGACAGGAAATGCAGTTTCGTTTCGTCGAAACGATGGATGATGTACTCGACTTAGCCTTGGAGCCTGCAGCTATTCCCATCGACGCGAAACCGACAAGCTTTCAAAGTGTAGTTGCATCATCATAA
- a CDS encoding DUF2203 family protein produces the protein MPSDSREHFFSVAEANALIPRFELILDRMQRASLKIREELAAIAQEHGERSLDQMSVHQLIQMKPALHPLFEQLSQNVEEIEAQGCLFKGLELGLVDFPARIDGEVVELCWQYGEKEIRFYHGREDGFAGRRPLNPQQKQPLYQ, from the coding sequence ATGCCAAGTGATTCTCGTGAACACTTCTTTTCGGTAGCTGAAGCCAACGCTTTAATCCCACGTTTTGAACTCATCTTGGACCGTATGCAGCGTGCCAGTCTCAAAATTCGTGAGGAACTCGCTGCGATCGCGCAGGAACACGGCGAGCGCAGCCTTGACCAGATGTCCGTGCATCAGCTCATACAAATGAAACCGGCGTTGCATCCGCTTTTTGAACAACTCTCGCAGAATGTCGAAGAGATTGAAGCGCAGGGGTGCTTGTTTAAGGGCCTTGAATTAGGGCTGGTAGATTTTCCTGCCCGTATCGATGGCGAAGTGGTTGAGTTATGTTGGCAGTATGGCGAGAAAGAGATTCGCTTCTATCATGGGCGCGAAGATGGGTTTGCTGGGCGTCGGCCACTCAACCCGCAACAAAAACAACCCCTCTATCAATAG
- a CDS encoding HAD family hydrolase: MKRYRAVLFDLFGTVALFRQEKLPLFEWNGKSSRSTMGKLRAVVEQKVPQVPFAQFMMAHTEVSRELGEVRSREMREFPSIHRFALILARVGLSESAQTQQIAQELSLAHMQLLADATDVPASHSQLLADTRRQYRVALVSNFDHGATARHILQRDDVTDCFEHIVISDEHGWRKPHPLIFTDTLATLGVEPQDALFVGDSPHDDIRGAVGVGMDVAWVNEHEIPLPGDLPTPQYVVRAIPELRDILLSEV; this comes from the coding sequence GTGAAACGCTATCGCGCTGTTCTGTTTGATCTGTTTGGCACTGTGGCGCTGTTTCGCCAGGAGAAGCTGCCGCTCTTTGAGTGGAACGGCAAGTCGTCGCGGTCGACGATGGGGAAATTGCGGGCCGTCGTCGAGCAAAAAGTTCCACAGGTGCCGTTTGCCCAGTTTATGATGGCGCATACCGAGGTCTCACGTGAACTAGGAGAAGTCCGCAGCCGTGAGATGCGGGAGTTTCCTTCCATCCATCGGTTCGCGTTGATTCTTGCGCGTGTTGGCCTCAGCGAATCTGCCCAAACGCAACAGATTGCCCAGGAATTATCGCTCGCGCATATGCAACTGTTGGCCGATGCGACCGATGTTCCGGCTTCACATAGTCAACTCCTCGCCGATACGCGGCGGCAGTATCGCGTGGCGCTCGTCTCCAATTTTGATCACGGTGCGACCGCGCGTCACATTTTGCAACGTGACGACGTGACGGACTGTTTTGAACACATTGTCATTTCTGACGAGCACGGGTGGCGGAAGCCACATCCGCTGATCTTTACCGACACGCTCGCCACGCTTGGAGTTGAACCGCAAGACGCGTTGTTCGTCGGCGATTCGCCGCATGATGATATTCGTGGAGCTGTTGGGGTAGGAATGGATGTCGCGTGGGTGAATGAACACGAGATTCCCTTGCCAGGCGATTTACCGACACCGCAGTATGTGGTGCGTGCAATTCCAGAACTGCGCGATATTCTCCTGTCCGAAGTGTAA
- a CDS encoding TIGR00725 family protein produces the protein MARKLQIAVVGDNNPSPEVTQLAEEIGQALAQREAIVVCGGLGGVMAGVARGAAAQGGTTIGILPSYDATTGNSSLSIVIPSGLGHARNMLVVASGDAVIALPGSYGTLSEVALALKLGKPVIGVNAWGDVKGVQAAKTADEAVTLALAAAHRING, from the coding sequence ATGGCACGAAAACTCCAGATTGCAGTGGTTGGCGACAATAATCCATCACCAGAAGTGACACAGCTCGCAGAAGAGATAGGGCAAGCGCTTGCTCAGCGCGAGGCGATTGTCGTGTGTGGTGGACTTGGTGGGGTGATGGCTGGTGTTGCACGTGGGGCAGCGGCACAGGGAGGGACAACGATAGGGATTCTGCCCAGCTATGATGCCACGACCGGCAACTCTTCGCTTTCCATCGTGATTCCTTCTGGGCTTGGTCATGCACGCAACATGTTAGTGGTTGCGTCTGGTGATGCGGTGATCGCGTTGCCTGGTTCGTATGGGACGCTCTCTGAAGTCGCTTTGGCGCTGAAGCTAGGCAAACCGGTGATCGGGGTGAACGCCTGGGGAGACGTGAAAGGCGTCCAAGCTGCGAAGACAGCAGATGAAGCTGTGACACTGGCGTTGGCTGCGGCGCATCGCATTAACGGCTAA
- a CDS encoding 5-formyltetrahydrofolate cyclo-ligase: MALRERYPNNIQAATLKAEIRKAIWTLLTQQGITRFPGPVGRVPNFIGAERAAMLLRELTVWRKAQVIKVGPDAPQLAVRRAALTDGKLLYLAVPRLRTEKCFVELDPQRLGSRVPLVSSIRGALKYGRLVTPREMRHTDLIVTGSVATSRDGARLGKGGGFSDLEYGLLREEGKVRELTPIVTTIHPLQLILHKIPMFPHDLPVDFIITPTEVIATRAVYPRPRGIYWDLLRDIEINTIPILRKRLRQGGTGTRQG; the protein is encoded by the coding sequence ATGGCCCTACGCGAGCGTTACCCTAACAACATTCAAGCTGCAACGCTAAAGGCAGAAATTCGCAAGGCAATTTGGACTCTGCTCACACAACAAGGAATTACCCGTTTCCCTGGCCCGGTTGGGAGGGTGCCAAATTTTATCGGCGCCGAACGCGCCGCCATGCTCCTGCGTGAGCTCACCGTGTGGCGAAAAGCCCAAGTCATAAAAGTCGGCCCGGATGCTCCCCAACTTGCGGTTCGACGTGCAGCGTTAACCGATGGCAAGCTTCTCTACCTAGCCGTGCCGCGGCTGCGCACCGAAAAATGTTTTGTCGAACTGGACCCACAACGGCTCGGCTCTCGCGTTCCCTTAGTGTCGAGCATTCGTGGTGCGCTCAAATATGGTCGCCTTGTCACACCTCGTGAGATGCGTCACACCGACTTGATTGTCACTGGTTCAGTCGCGACCAGTCGCGATGGGGCACGGCTTGGCAAAGGGGGCGGATTCTCTGACCTTGAATACGGATTACTACGCGAGGAAGGCAAAGTTCGCGAACTCACACCTATTGTCACGACGATTCACCCACTCCAGCTTATTCTCCACAAGATCCCCATGTTTCCGCATGACCTGCCGGTTGATTTCATCATTACTCCAACAGAAGTGATCGCAACACGCGCAGTGTACCCTCGTCCTCGTGGTATCTATTGGGATTTGTTACGCGACATCGAGATCAACACCATTCCGATCCTGCGCAAACGCTTGCGGCAAGGTGGAACCGGTACACGGCAAGGATAA
- a CDS encoding LLM class flavin-dependent oxidoreductase, whose product MKRLGVVLSTATEAPPKEFVELGKLAEDKGYAAIFVNEGRGDALACTEAIALGTSRIQVGTNIANIYFRHPFLAAMTAATIDELSDGRLLLGFGISHRPLLESLGITMDQPRKYMRHYASTVKSILTGKHVGSFFRPRPSLHPVPVYVGAVTVESAEVGGEVADGIMPFLPARSYLPSLVKAARDAAQRVGKDPQAVDCIVSIPTFISDDIDQARSAARYNLAFFAQLPFYRKQWRRCGFVEEVNAMQEAWKKNDRRAAAALVTDRMVEEVCVFGPASMCREQLVAFQQAGAAMPVLAVSPVNEERLAATRKALSLLAP is encoded by the coding sequence ATGAAGCGTTTGGGAGTCGTGCTATCGACCGCTACCGAGGCGCCACCTAAGGAGTTCGTCGAATTGGGCAAACTGGCTGAAGACAAAGGCTATGCGGCGATTTTCGTAAACGAGGGGCGCGGCGATGCGCTGGCGTGTACCGAAGCTATTGCGCTTGGCACTTCGCGTATTCAGGTTGGCACCAATATCGCCAATATCTATTTCCGCCATCCGTTTCTTGCCGCAATGACCGCAGCGACCATCGATGAGTTGTCTGACGGTCGATTACTGTTGGGGTTTGGCATCAGCCATCGCCCGCTCCTTGAGTCCCTTGGGATCACCATGGATCAACCGCGTAAATACATGCGGCATTATGCATCAACAGTGAAGAGTATCCTCACAGGGAAACATGTTGGCTCGTTCTTTCGACCACGCCCCTCGCTTCATCCGGTGCCGGTGTATGTTGGCGCAGTGACTGTTGAGTCTGCTGAGGTTGGCGGAGAAGTAGCCGATGGCATCATGCCGTTCTTACCGGCACGTTCATACCTGCCAAGCCTTGTCAAAGCAGCGAGAGATGCGGCGCAGCGAGTAGGAAAAGACCCACAAGCGGTTGATTGTATTGTCAGCATTCCGACCTTCATTTCCGATGACATCGATCAGGCACGTTCTGCTGCACGCTACAACCTGGCGTTCTTTGCTCAGTTGCCATTCTATCGGAAACAGTGGCGTCGCTGTGGCTTTGTTGAAGAGGTGAATGCAATGCAAGAAGCCTGGAAGAAAAACGACCGGCGAGCCGCAGCTGCACTGGTGACCGATCGCATGGTTGAGGAAGTCTGTGTCTTCGGTCCAGCCAGCATGTGTCGTGAACAATTGGTTGCGTTCCAGCAGGCCGGAGCGGCGATGCCAGTGCTTGCTGTCAGCCCAGTCAACGAAGAGCGTCTAGCGGCGACACGAAAAGCGCTAAGCTTGTTGGCGCCGTGA
- a CDS encoding DUF1329 domain-containing protein, which translates to MNIPSAASRFLPVVISTHTQSIVRKDSVHPTSRLLVWITFALIMVIGWSTAASAEVSAAAARTWKTVEELSPEELQNLDLRTETPRDPQTSYLPAEAYPFTAPYTAEGMGYRLMEFTQRPRWSCAFANLWGSITPQGVLLNPGKSITFMNYFGPDGVNAEFLRKPGEELYRYMNQNIFPPDAEGSQRMTIRYRTDKSFIKKEEAFMYTPAIRRVRHQAPFRRQDRFPNQAQTTDDGNGRDAWEFSWRVVGTDVLYQTVRFPVTRPTIVIGNTGDGVLREVATRDIKIMGRDYPHYRENGGVECYVVEALAREDWLPDYYAPRILYWLEKHSFYPLRVEQYGPDGKLSFIETRLTEMFNPSMGERGYGPMLIVYWHIGTDILTYNIRDNHRLKTWTDEEKEVFFNPDFMRRRWYLDMSVKSQMEVSHPEKFFMRPALEEGKFPQLRPIQLPEEVMESVTAQNQAGRLVFEVNKTQPATTTVAQPTHATDAKAAPVSTVISRETPHTYAQSPEQTTPAVVR; encoded by the coding sequence ATGAACATACCAAGCGCAGCTTCTCGTTTTCTCCCCGTTGTTATCTCTACACATACGCAGAGTATAGTAAGGAAGGATAGCGTGCACCCAACGTCACGACTGCTCGTGTGGATTACGTTCGCTCTGATAATGGTAATTGGATGGTCGACCGCTGCCAGCGCTGAAGTATCTGCCGCCGCAGCTCGTACCTGGAAGACGGTTGAGGAACTCTCACCGGAAGAATTGCAGAATCTCGATTTACGCACCGAGACTCCGCGTGACCCACAGACATCGTACCTGCCAGCGGAAGCGTATCCTTTTACAGCGCCATACACGGCAGAAGGGATGGGCTATCGGTTGATGGAGTTTACCCAGCGGCCACGCTGGTCATGCGCATTTGCCAACCTCTGGGGGTCAATCACTCCTCAAGGAGTGTTGCTCAATCCGGGCAAATCGATCACCTTCATGAACTATTTCGGTCCTGATGGGGTAAACGCCGAGTTCTTGCGCAAACCGGGTGAAGAGCTCTATCGCTACATGAACCAGAATATCTTCCCGCCGGATGCCGAAGGCTCGCAACGCATGACGATTCGTTATCGTACTGACAAGAGCTTTATTAAAAAAGAAGAAGCCTTCATGTATACGCCAGCAATCCGACGGGTGCGGCACCAGGCGCCGTTTCGGCGTCAGGATCGATTTCCCAACCAGGCGCAAACGACGGATGATGGAAATGGCCGTGATGCGTGGGAGTTTTCCTGGCGCGTTGTTGGCACGGACGTTCTGTATCAGACGGTACGTTTTCCCGTGACCCGGCCAACCATTGTGATTGGCAATACTGGCGACGGAGTCCTCCGCGAAGTCGCCACCCGCGATATCAAAATCATGGGGCGAGACTACCCGCATTACCGCGAAAACGGTGGTGTCGAATGTTATGTCGTTGAGGCACTCGCACGTGAAGATTGGTTGCCCGATTATTATGCGCCTCGCATCCTTTATTGGTTGGAAAAGCATTCCTTTTATCCGTTGCGAGTTGAGCAGTATGGACCCGATGGCAAGTTGTCGTTCATCGAAACACGCCTGACTGAGATGTTTAACCCCAGTATGGGTGAGCGGGGCTATGGGCCTATGCTGATTGTGTACTGGCATATTGGCACGGATATTCTTACCTATAACATTCGTGACAACCATCGCCTGAAGACATGGACTGATGAAGAAAAGGAAGTCTTCTTCAATCCCGATTTTATGCGCAGAAGGTGGTATCTGGACATGTCGGTGAAAAGCCAGATGGAAGTATCACATCCTGAGAAGTTTTTTATGCGACCAGCGCTTGAAGAGGGGAAATTTCCGCAGCTCCGTCCTATCCAACTGCCAGAAGAAGTGATGGAAAGTGTCACTGCACAGAACCAAGCTGGCCGACTAGTTTTTGAAGTGAACAAAACGCAACCTGCGACGACAACGGTGGCGCAGCCGACCCACGCTACTGACGCGAAAGCCGCACCCGTCTCGACGGTAATATCCAGAGAAACTCCGCACACCTACGCGCAAAGTCCAGAACAAACGACACCGGCAGTGGTGCGATAA